The Penicillium digitatum chromosome 6, complete sequence genome has a window encoding:
- a CDS encoding Valyl-tRNA synthetase, with amino-acid sequence MAQNSASQNPTGEPTAPVTSATPQITDAAAKDSQGQLGGPAGAPKVKTEKELERERKKAEKNKKFEEKQAAKAKAAASKAAAPKVEKKAKPEKDKTADAYDPIAIEAGRLEWWEERDLFKPEFGPDGKVKPEGSFVIPIPPPNVTGSLHMGHALTNALQDTMIRWQRMKGKTTLWLPGMDHAGISTQSVVEKMLWKKEKKTRHDIGREAMVNLIWDWKDEYHKNIKNALRRLGGSFDWSREAFTMDPNLSAAVTETFVRLHEEGIIYRANRLVNWCVALNTSLSNLEVENKEIEGRTLLDVPGYDKKVEFGVLTHFCYEIDGSTERIEIATTRPETMVGDTGIAVHPDDKRYQHLIGKSARHPFLDRLLPIVADPDVEPEFGTGAVKITPAHDFNDFNRGKAHNLEFISVMNDDGTFNKHAGPFAGMKRFDARYKVIEDLKEKGLYVKWEHNPMKVPRCAKSNDVIEPIMKPQWWMKMESMVQPAIDAVENGDIIVRPESAEKSYFRWMRNLNDWCLSRQLWWGHQAPAYFVKIEGEDGDDSDGNLWVTGRTEEDARKKAEEKFPGKKFSLVRDPDVLDTWFSSGLWPFSTLGWPTKTHDFENLYPTSVLETGWDILFFWVARMIMLGIKMTGQVPFREVYCHSLIRDSDGRKMSKSLGNVIDPLDVMEGIQLQTLHDKLQLGNIADKEIAAATRYQKKAFPKGIPECGADALRFALVSYTTGGGDIAFDIQVIHGYRKFCNKIYQATKFVLGKLGEDFKPQASVKKTGNESLSERWILHKFNTAAKEMNEVLEQRDFSTSAQISYQYWYSQLCDVFLENSKSLLADEASAETKESAKQTLYTALEGALTLIHPIMPFVTEHLWQRLPRRAGDETISIMKAKYPEYLAEFDDPAAAKAYELILNTSKAIRSILSQYDVKTQGDIIIQTYDATSQKTISGEMNTIKSLGGKTLGELSHLGSENKNPPSGCVVAAVGSEAAVYLRVSKEVALEQEEKAKASLEKARETVRRSQGIINGPGWKEKVKAEVREQEEKRLRDAEGEAARLEEQVKEFEKLRLE; translated from the exons ATGGCTCAAAACTCTGCCTCCCAAAACCCCA CGGGTGAGCCTACGGCTCCCGTGACCAGCGCAACCCCCCAGATCACCGATGCTGCCGCAAAGGATTCCCAGGGCCAGCTGGGTGGACCTGCTGGAGCTCCCAAGGTGAAGACCGAGAAGGAAT TGGAGAGGGAGCGCAAGAAGGCtgaaaagaacaagaagttCGAAGAGAAGCAGGcagccaaggccaaggctgccGCCAGCAAGGCCGCAGCTCCCAAGGTCGAGAAGAAGGCGAAACCCGAGAAGGACAAGACCGCCGATGCCTACGATCCCATTGCCATCGAGGCTGGTCGTCTTGAATGGTGGGAGGAGCGTGATCTCTTCAAGCCCGAGTTCGGACCTGATGGCAAGGTCAAACCAGAAGGCTCCTTCGTCATCCCCATTCCCCCTCCCAATGTTACCGGTTCTCTCCACATGGGCCACGCCCTTACCAATGCCCTCCAGGATACCATGATCCGTTGGCAGAGAATGAAGGGCAAGACGACCCTGTGGCTTCCTGGAATGGACCACGCCGGTATCTCGACCCAGAGCGTTGTCGAGAAGATGTTgtggaagaaggagaagaagacccGCCACGACATTGGCCGAGAGGCCATGGTCAACTTGATCTGGGACTGGAAGGATGAATACCACAAGAACATCAAGAACGCTCTGCGCAGACTTGGTGGTTCGTTCGATTGGAGCCGTGAGGCCTTCACTATGGACCCCAACCTGTCAGCTGCTGTGACCGAGACCTTCGTTCGCCTCCACGAGGAAGGTATCATCTACCGTGCCAACCGCCTGGTCAACTGGTGTGTGGCTCTGAACACCTCTTTGTCTAACCTCGAGGTCGAGAACAAGGAGATCGAGGGCCGCACTCTTCTCGATGTGCCTGGCTACGACAAAAAGGTCGAGTTCGGTGTCCTGACTCACTTCTGCTACGAAATTGATGGAAGCACCGAGCGTATCGAAATTGCTACCACTCGTCCCGAGACCATGGTTGGTGATACTGGTATTGCCGTCCACCCTGACGACAAGCGCTACCAGCACCTGATCGGCAAGAGCGCTCGCCACCCCTTCTTAGACCGTCTCCTCCCTATCGTTGCTGACCCCGACGTCGAGCCTGAATTCGGTACTGGTGCTGTCAAGATCACCCCTGCCCACGACTTCAACGATTTCAATCGTGGTAAGGCCCACAACCTGGAGTTTATCTCTGTTATGAACGACGATGGCACCTTCAATAAGCACGCTGGTCCCTTCGCCGGTATGAAGCGCTTCGATGCCCGTTACAAGGTCATCGAGGATCTCAAGGAGAAGGGTCTGTACGTGAAGTGGGAGCACAACCCCATGAAGGTGCCTCGTTGCGCCAAGTCTAACGATGTCATTGAGCCTATCATGAAGCCGCAATggtggatgaagatggaAAGCATGGTTCAGCCTGCCATCGATGCTGTTGAGAATGGCGATATCATTGTTCGCCCCGAGTCTGCCGAGAAGAGCTACTTCCGCTGGATGCGAAACCTCAACGATTGGTGTCTATCCCGTCAACTCTGGTGGGGACACCAGGCTCCTGCTTACTTCGTCAAGATCGAAGGCGAGGATGGCGATGACAGTGACGGTAACCTCTGGGTTACTGGCCGTACCGAGGAGGACGCTCGCAAGAAGGCCGAGGAGAAGTTCCCCGGTAAGAAGTTCTCTCTCGTTCGTGACCCTGATGTTCTCGACACTTGGTTCTCTTCTGGTCTGTGGCCCTTCTCTACTCTGGGCTGGCCCACTAAGACCCACGACTTCGAGAACCTCTACCCCACCTCCGTTCTGGAGACCGGTTGGGAtattctcttcttctgggtTGCCCGCATGATTATGCTTGGTATCAAGATGACTGGCCAGGTTCCTTTCCGTGAAGTTTACTGTCATTCCCTCATCAGAGATTCTGATGGCCGCAAAATGTCCAAGTCTCTGGGCAACGTTATTGATCCTCTGGATGTTATGGAGGGTATTCAGCTGCAGACTCTTCATGACAAGCTGCAGTTAGGCAACATCGCTGATAAGGAGATTGCCGCTGCTACCAGGTACCAGAAGAAGGCCTTCCCCAAGGGTATCCCCGAGTGTGGTGCCGATGCTCTCCGCTTCGCCCTTGTCTCTTACACCACTGGTG GAGGTGATATTGCTTTCGACATCCAGGTCATTCACGGCTACCGTAAGTTCTGTAACAAGATCTACCAGGCCACTAAGTTTGTCCTCGGCAAGCTCGGTGAAGACTTCAAGCCCCAGGCCAGTGTTAAAAAGACTGGCAACGAATCTCTCTCCGAGCGCTGGATTCTGCACAAGTTCAACACCGCCGCCAAGGAGATGAACGAGGTTCTTGAGCAGCGTGATTTCTCCACCTCCGCCCAGATCTCCTACCAGTACTGGTACTCCCAGCTATGCGATGTGTTCCTCGAGAACTCCAAGTCCCTGCTGGCGGATGAGGCCTCAGCCGAGACCAAGGAGTCTGCCAAGCAGACCCTCTACACAGCTCTCGAGGGCGCCCTAACCTTGATCCACCCTATCATGCCATTCGTCACGGAGCACCTGTGGCAGCGTCTGCCCCGTCGTGCGGGCGATGAGACCATCTCGATCATGAAGGCCAAGTACCCCGAATACCTCGCCGAGTTCGACGACCCGGCTGCCGCCAAGGCCTACGAGCTCATCCTTAACACTTCCAAGGCCATCCGTTCGATCCTCTCCCAGTACGACGTCAAGACACAGGGCGACATCATTATCCAGACCTATGATGCTACCAGCCAAAAGACCATCTCCGGGGAGATGAACACCATCAAGTCTCTAGGTGGTAAGACCCTCGGTGAGCTGTCTCACCTCGGCTCTGAGAATAAGAACCCTCCCTCTGGCTGCGTGGTTGCCGCTGTCGGTTCTGAGGCTGCTGTCTACCTCCGCGTCTCCAAGGAAGTTGCCCTGGAGCAGgaggagaaggccaaggctaGCCTCGAAAAGGCCCGCGAGACTGTTCGTAGGTCTCAGGGTATCATCAACGGCCCTGGCTGGAAGGAGAAGGTCAAGGCTGAGGTCCGTGAGCAGGAGGAGAAGCGTCTGCGTGATGCTGAAGGCGAGGCTGCCCGTCTCGAGGAGCAGGTCAAGGAGTTTGAGAAGCTGCGCTTGGAATAA